DNA from Misgurnus anguillicaudatus chromosome 13, ASM2758022v2, whole genome shotgun sequence:
TCTTGCTGAGTCAGGAGGCAGACAACGCACAACAGAGTAACTGATTCAATTACTTTTGGACTCTACTTTTGCAGCCAGATTTAACAAACTAACACCCACCTCACAATAATCATCTGGTAAAATCTGATACTTACACCTTTACTAATGCCAATCTAAGCCAATTATGACAATGCAAATAGCTACTATTTTATTGTCAAACTAGACAGAGTAATAATACACTCTCTACCACATTTACAAGCacacagtaaaaaatatatagagagTGCCCGTAACAACTATGCCCTTTAAGTAAAAACATCTTGAAAATAGCATTGTAATGGCATAAAGGAGCCAAATGGTGATCGTCCAGGCAGGCTAACAAGTTAAATGAGGTGGACAGCGGAAAGAAGGGGGGCTGGAAAGTCAGACGACATCTGTGCTGCAGGCAAAGAGGATTACAGACTAAATGTTTAAAGAGTGTACAAAATTTCCTACACCTATAGCACAGTGTATCCTGATCTACACCAAAGGAAGCTAGTGACACCAAGAGAGTCACAAAACAAGCCAGAGGTTACACGGCCAATACCAAGATAGTGCTCATTCACTCATTCATTAACAATTTATTAAGTATAGACACACACCCCGCACCTGATCCATACACCTGTCCTGAAAGCTCAAGTCTCACCCCTTCTGCAAAGCTTCGACCAGTCTACAGCAACGCAGGATTAATGGTTACATACCCGCAGACATGTGTAACTTATCTATAGCAGCAAATGTATTGGAGTTTCATCGCAAGGTAAATGTATCTATATCAACATCATTAATGAAATCACTGTGGTACTCCACAAACAGAAAGCATTTATCTCTAGTCGTGAGTGGTACCAAAACCTCCTCGTGATGGATAGTCCCAATTTGCCCTTCTTTGTGGTAACTATGATAAATCCCTTCAGTTAAAATTCACTTTTTCCCTAGAGGGGTCTCATTTAATCACAGGCAGACTCCAACAACGAAGTTTAAAGCAAAGAGTAATAGACTATGAGGTTGAAACTGGCATACTGGTTTTAGGGTATGCTTGGCACATTCAAACATCCCACATGATAACATTATACTTTACTAGAGTAAAATTCCTAGAACATAGTACATGAAATGTATAAACAACAGTATACATTACACTACAGAATACTACtgtatacattaacaaagtgtagtaGTGATTACTATAATTTACgtcagtttactatagtaatacTATACTGGTTTATTACTTCAGTATAATGCTATAGCATACCTAAACAAAGTGTATAATAAACTACAaaatactacagtatactaTAGTAAACACTAAAGCAGCGTGGGCCTGTTTAGGCAGCTTACTATACGGTTGAGACACGGACACTTGGTTAATAAACTAACCTGGCTTTACAGTCTTCAGACGGAGGGGCTCGCGAAAGTGGCGGATGACGGCGAGGGTGTCTCGGTTTGTCAGTCCGCTGACAGGCGTTCCGTTCACCTCCAGCAGTACGTCTCCCGGACAGGGCAACCGGCCGACATGGCACACGATCGCGTCCGACAACACCTGTCCCAGGTACGGGAACTCTCCGTGCTCGGCTCCGCCGCATATCTCCAGCACGGCGCTGAGCTCCCCGGCGTTACCCCACGACACGGCACACTCCTGCACTTTACCGGACCAATGTTTCTTCTTTTTCAGGGTCTTGGACATGTTTAATCCTTGagtcttttaaaaacaaacaggtTATTTCCTTATATTTCCAATTCAGAGCGCTGTAACGCACAGCGGTGTGATTTCCATCTCTTGGTCGAAAACGTATTCAAAACTTCAGAGGCAACATCGCTCGCGTTCTCAAATATCCCAGTGTAAATTCGTGAATTCAGTGTCGTCCATGTAAAAGCTCAAGCGAACGTTGTAAGACTCTTCATTGCCTAAACCGAGTAGCAGCGACAAATAACGCCCTCAAACGATCCAAACAAACGCTTTctaggaaagaaagaaagacgtGGAAATAACAATACGCGACCGTCCGAGGCAGGACAGCCTACTTTATCCCGCCAAACACAAAGAATACAGCCTTAAATCGCTGCGTAATACCGGTTGATAAATTAAACGGCTGAAAAAACATGTACATCCGTACTGTGTGTAATCCTAGGGCGACTCTGTTGTTAACTTGCGTATGCGCACCTGTTTTATGACATCAGCTACCGGCGCGTTCACGGGAAACGAGGAACAATTACCTGGATCGGGAATACCCGACAAAGGTTATGGTCCACTATCCAGTGAGCTTTGATTTCTCTGCGAAATGTCCTTTTGTTGTATGCGTAGAGCTGTCAGTGCTCGATGTCCCGTCTGTGATGATTTAAAGCACAGCTTTTTAACTTTGCAGTCATTTTAACCTCGCTAACGAACGAGAGCATTGACTATCAGTGGCGCACATTTACGCCAATGTACAGAGTGAACGAAGGcacaacagccaatcagagcgaTGGGGCGGGGTTTCTCAGACTTTCTTACAATGTCATACATAAATTTCCCTTGAACATATTTCTAACACTTAAATGAATAAGATGACTAGGCTAGCTcgtctttatttatttagacaaataaataaatgaataaaaaagtcTTGCTGCCctataatatttttgtaaaacatTCCTTGGCCCTTGtgaacaaatataaaaaaatattaaaaaacaagtatgCTTTAGTTGCTAATAGTAAAATGTAGTAAATTTGATTAACCTATATAGTATGTTATAGTAATTACGTGGTTAAACTTTGGTAATGTATTTttctgtagtattaactatagtaaattGATAATCGattgtagtaaatattaatattaacaattttaaggttaaaaaaacatattttggaatgttactacagtttactagtaaagactaaagtatactacagtttttttttcatgtgggtCATCATGGTAGTGGTAGCAGCctaactgtgttaatggaaataaacatgtttattaacTCGTTGAAAACAAAggtgtgtaattttgtggtcATGTGTGTCAAACAGCTGTGTGATGTAGttctatatttttcatttacATCACCTGACCTGTTACATACATGTTTGCGCATCATGAATATTTGTTTAAGTGTAATATTTTACAATGTCAGATTATGCAATATCAACATACAGCTAAAAAGCAAACATGATGAAATACaataatatttaactttttttattttattactctttAATATTAATcgttaaggggtggtttcccagacagggattagcttaaaccaggactagtcctagtttaattaggaaatataactagttttaacaaacatgccttgctAAAAACATACTTGCATTACGTGCATTtcgaaaaaaacaaacaaagctgatgcatttttattatatgtcagttttttttagtttggacagcttttaacattttatttagtctaggactagtctaatccctgtcgaggaaactgcccctaaattGTTttaaccttaaagggatagttcacccaaaaataaaaattctgtcatcattttatcATCCTCATGCtctaaacctgtattaatttcttttttctgttgaatacaaaagaagatattttgataaatgatggtaagcacacagcttattgtaaccattgacttccatagtaggaaaaacaaatgcgATGGAATTCAATGAGTACTCTgtactgtgtgcttaccatcatttatcaacatatttTCTTCATCGTTTATAACAATACTTCAATAATATTTGTTtcactactatggaagtcaatgattacaatcagctgtgtgcttaccatcatttatcacaatacttccataatatttgttttgaaagtcaatggttacggcagctatgtgtttaccatcatttatccaaatatcttcttttgtgttcatcagaaaaaagaaattcatacaggtttagaacaacatgagggcaagaaattatgacagaattttcatttttaggtgaactatccctttaataccgAGCCGATAGGCTTTATGTAGTATGATAGTACCACCAACTGTCAGCCTATGGAATTGCACGCTGTACAACTAATCATGCAAACATAATATATTCCTGAAATGGTTAATCCCAAATTTCCCACAAAGTGCGCGCACGAACACACTTAAAACAGCACCTCATGGGAACAGTTAAGAGAGCTGTGTTTAAGTTAATTGTTAACTAAGGTCCGCAGTCACCTCAAGGTCATTGATCTGAAAGTCAAAAACAAACCAGTTAAACTTCTATCTTGAAGTGGAACATGGGATATGCGACAAAATCAGCCAAGGAggtctttaaaaaatatattttggcatCTTTTATCTAGCAAGGTAAGATATGCAAGGATTCTCTGTACTTATTGGTGCCTTCTCACAGAATTTAAGAGGCCTGTTTTCTGTTTATTGTACTAtaccttcatttaaaaaaaaaaattcttggagCAAAGGCACATTTATTGAATAGATTAGAGAAATGCATGATCCAAAGTTTCAAAATAACTAATGGATTGAGTAAGTCAAGGGGACATGTAAGAAAAACTGCATGATTACAGTAAATGTATGTAGTtcatacagtaatatattattgtaatatattctttgaaaaaaatattttattatatagtaTGTTAGTTACAATTAAAATCTAGATATTATGGGCCATAATAACACATTTTCTCTCTGCTGtaatatgtaaaataacaaataatgtaTTTGGATTAGGGatgcatgcgattaatctatagcagaataaaagctttgtttacatcatatatgtgtgtgaactgtgtataataataatgtgtatataaatatgcacacatgcgtGTATAATTTcaagataaaatatatattaatatattaaataataaatataatataaatgatacataaatatacatacacatgtaaacatttcttaaatatatacatgcatttgtgtgcatttatctataaaaagttattatacacagttcacacacacatatatgatgtaaacaaaaacttttattctgctatagattaatcgcgattaatcattcTGCATCcttaattttgactttattttgtCTATTGTCTTTTGTCAGTTGTGGGAAATGGTAAAGTGACACCCCCCTATGGATCCACAGGTCCAATGCAACAGCTCCTCTGACCCAGTAGGTTGTACGTAAGAGTCTGCTTTTTCAGTGCTTATATTTTGCAACAGGTATAGGGCTGTCTAAATACCTCTAATCTAACATTACATACTGATGAAACAAAGTATTTGACCTTTTCACCATTCTCACTCAGCATATTGTCTTTGGTTTTGCATGAATGGACAGATGAAGAAGGATCAGGTCCATTTGCAGTCATCATTATTCCAAGCTTGCTGGCTCTGAGCACACTGATAGTTGTTTCTCAAATAATATGGCGCTATCTTACCAAAAGGTCACAGACCAGCAGTGATCcaacaaatataaatggtattatatgTATTAAACAGTAAACAATCAGCATTTAAAATggtttttgtttttgcattctctAAACCAAAACTATTTACAGTCCTTTAATTTGGTTGCTGTATCTTTCACAAGGGGAGCCTGTAATTTTAAATACAGTATGTGGGACCCCGCAACCTGCTCAGGATACACTGGGTCTGTGGGAAATACCTATTCAGTGCGTCCTGGAGGGGGTTGAGGTCTTTCAAATGGGACGATATGGACCAATCTGCAAAGGTCTGCTAAAAGAAGACAACACATCCACTGCTGTAGTGATTAAAACTCTTAAAGGTACAGAAAACATTCAAATGTAATCCTTGTAGAACAAGGTCAACGCAAATGTATTTAGCCTACTACATATTTAGTAAGTAAATTACCTTTCTGCTACAACATAATGTCTGGTCTCCGAAGTGCATAAACAAATAAATCTAAACGAATAAACTAACTTTATTTTTCCAAATAGCATTTTCACTGAAAGCATAAGAATTTATGATTGTGGTCATATTCAAAGAGTGCAAACGCTGCATATGCATTCACATTTCAGACAGGTCAAATCAACACGAGGCTAAAGAGTTTGTGGATATGGTCCTATTTCATGCGGCAATAAGCAAACACGATAACATAGTAAAAATGTTATACTGCCAGACACAACGGATGCCCATGTACCTGATTTTGGAGGCGAGCATTCCAGGAAACCTTTTGCATTTCCTCTGGAGTCTGCGAGAGGTAGAAATATTTACAGGTTGACAGTTTACGTGTCAAAAATCACATGATTGATTTTTCCTCTGAATTTGACTTTTATTAAACAGGGCAAATCTGGTACAGGTGATAACTCGCAAGCTTTTTCCGAGAGATCTGTTTATATAGTAGCTAAACAGGTGGCAGCAGGTCTGGTAAGTTTTATAACATGTAAATACACAtataaatcatttattattacCTTTTATACAGATGTTTTCTCTTCTCTTAGGACTATCTACATAGCTATCACAGAATTATTCATGGGGATGTTGCAGCCAGGAACATGCTGGTTGGCTCAGGGCTCTCAGTAAAAGTCTCTGGTTTGAATCTGGCTTTTAAGAGCCGACAGGCAAAAATGTTTGATGAGGAACTGCAAGCTAATGTGCCATTAAAATGGCAAGCACCAGAGCGGATGATGAGCCTTCCTATGACAGACAGAAGTGATGTGTACATATGCCATCATGTTACATACTAGTGTACATACTTTATTATTCTTTAAAAGACATGCataggtaaaaaaaactattgatGTTGTCCTATTTTTACAGATGGTCCTTTGGAATCTTGCTTTATGAGCTGATAACTCTTGGTAATATTATTTTGGATTTTTAACACATCAAAGACTTTTCAAAGCAGTCACATATTTACACACGACTTCCTCCCTTTGCTCCGAAAGGCTCTCCTCCCTATCCTGATCTGGAACCGTCAGAAGTTCTTCCCCACACTTTTGCCCATTACAGAATCAAAAGACCAGAGAACTGTGGGGCCCAATTGTAAgtactttttgtgtttttttgtgtagcGTAATGCTCAGTGATTTAATTCTAGTAGCTggtccttaaaggaaaacaccaccgtccTTCAAGATTTTACCATGTTCCCACCTCAACCCAGATGAATCAACACATACCCATCCCCACTCAATGCATGCACCTCCAACCTTCCCTGTACAGCGCCTCCCAAACGTGCCAGCATCCAGCCCAGCCCCATGCATTCCCgcggctccaaacaaaagtcttattttgtgccaccataattactcgtgtaactactcatgtaagagtctttaaatagggaaaacatggaaagGTTTCtaaattcattactgtttggatcctaaggaatgaatggggctaggctacaTGCTAACACATgaggtgctgtacaaagattaaaagtgcatgcattgaaaaaagataggtatgtattaattcatataagttgaggtaagaacatagtcaaatattgaaaaactgttttgtttttcttctaaGTAACAAGAATAACCTGATCTCATCTGGCATTTCTTGCAGATATGACCTCATTAAGTATTGCTGCATGTGGAACTTCAAGGACCGGCCTGTGTTCTCTGCCATTATGAGACTTCTGGATTGCTACGTCCACTTTACAGACACAAGAGCTCTTTGCTCTGGACAGCCAATAGATATCTGTGAATACAGAAGAAAAGCAGGGCTGGTCACATGAACACGACTTTTAGAAACCAAACCAGCTGTGGTTTTTATAGTGCAACTCATTCAGATCCATAGGACTGACATATCACATTCAGATACTTTATCATCAGGCCATGCAATCGTGGTAAGTGATACAGCGGCCTCTAATGGTGAATTTAAATAACATTAGTTTCTATCTTGGTTTAGCAGTTTACGAATTTCTGTACAACTTGTAGTT
Protein-coding regions in this window:
- the LOC129430487 gene encoding tyrosine-protein kinase STYK1, encoding MDPQVQCNSSSDPVGYEEGSGPFAVIIIPSLLALSTLIVVSQIIWRYLTKRSQTSSDPTNINGEPVILNTVCGTPQPAQDTLGLWEIPIQCVLEGVEVFQMGRYGPICKGLLKEDNTSTAVVIKTLKDRSNQHEAKEFVDMVLFHAAISKHDNIVKMLYCQTQRMPMYLILEASIPGNLLHFLWSLREGKSGTGDNSQAFSERSVYIVAKQVAAGLDYLHSYHRIIHGDVAARNMLVGSGLSVKVSGLNLAFKSRQAKMFDEELQANVPLKWQAPERMMSLPMTDRSDVWSFGILLYELITLGSPPYPDLEPSEVLPHTFAHYRIKRPENCGAQLYDLIKYCCMWNFKDRPVFSAIMRLLDCYVHFTDTRALCSGQPIDICEYRRKAGLVT